One window of Paludibacter propionicigenes WB4 genomic DNA carries:
- a CDS encoding TonB-dependent receptor — protein MNKNFVSKLFPRFLLFSYIMVILPCTLMAQGSSNLKIANYKGVVLEQKTKEPIPGATVNLPQYGIYTITDSNGMFLLKQVPVGVTDINIRFVGMISIVKKVTIGAENNSESKFYMGEADFTLEKVVVTAKSNRIGASTSSSISRTAIDHLQATSLTDIMELLPGQLASNPTLNSPGKASLRQVQSDALNSMGTSIVVNGSPISNNANLQIGNTAKDGSLNTSFSSVAGSGTDMRQIAVDNIESVDVIRGIPSVEYGDLTSGVIIINPKAGVYPLQTKFKINPTLTQASIGKGFNLGKKAGNISVDFDYAKSLVDERRPSQGFQRFTGNLLYSKNFKNKLTTTTGLSFYSDLDAQKLDPSDTRYQRERSSKNTGYKFNTNIAWNCDKNFLKVVRLNLSANYEVQKGYNQEIKGNFGYMVTSAMKDGTIASNRKEEIFDAFGNQITNIGDHQASTNILPYEFLTKTTTYGKPLNLFAKLTSSYFVDFWNIKNRIVAGAEWKTDVNFGRGKVFDPLMPPSSGVRMRPYTDIPALNQFSLFVEDNAERIIFERTFKIQLGARLDAIQPGKEEGETVISPRVNLSYEIIPSILSLRGGYGITAKAPPLMFLYPENAYYDFINYDNSGLTGLTEAQKLSIVTTKVYDTDNSNLKIAKNSKSELGLELNLGQMVFSVTGYHEKLTNGYSFGTSINSYHLFDLVKYTGVNRAGTYPELTVDKTSKVVLSYYTPLNNKVNDNKGVEFDFDFGQIRAIQTSFILNGAWMQSKLYSTSNSFYEKSPDANGTYKNIGVYGSGDGNLDERLSTNLRIIHNIPRIGFVISLSVQTIWSDISKYIGLENKYPIGYISATNLQYTTLVAGSTIDPDIQRQILVNREITESYKPLSLFNLRLTKEIKKFGGFAFFVNNLFNSNTLEESKRNPGNYTSRNPEQFFGTEIWFKF, from the coding sequence ATGAATAAGAACTTTGTCAGCAAACTTTTTCCCCGTTTTCTTCTTTTCTCATATATCATGGTAATTCTTCCATGTACGCTCATGGCTCAAGGCTCTTCAAATTTAAAAATAGCCAATTATAAGGGAGTTGTACTTGAACAAAAAACGAAAGAACCTATTCCGGGTGCAACGGTGAATCTTCCTCAGTATGGGATTTATACCATTACCGATTCAAACGGCATGTTTTTATTGAAACAAGTGCCTGTGGGAGTAACGGATATTAATATTCGTTTTGTTGGAATGATAAGTATTGTAAAGAAAGTGACTATTGGAGCCGAAAATAATTCTGAGTCAAAGTTTTATATGGGCGAAGCTGATTTTACCTTAGAAAAGGTGGTTGTGACAGCAAAAAGTAACCGAATAGGAGCTTCAACTTCTTCGTCTATTTCACGTACAGCTATAGACCATCTTCAAGCCACTAGTCTGACAGATATTATGGAACTTCTTCCGGGTCAGTTGGCTTCCAATCCAACACTTAATTCTCCAGGAAAAGCGTCGTTGCGACAGGTACAGTCAGATGCGCTTAACAGTATGGGAACTTCTATTGTCGTAAATGGATCACCCATTTCAAACAATGCCAATCTGCAAATTGGAAATACCGCAAAGGACGGTTCTTTGAATACCAGTTTCAGTTCGGTGGCAGGTTCGGGCACAGATATGCGACAAATAGCTGTTGACAATATTGAGTCTGTTGATGTGATCAGGGGAATACCTTCAGTAGAATATGGTGATCTGACTTCCGGAGTTATTATTATCAATCCGAAAGCAGGAGTCTATCCTTTACAAACTAAATTTAAAATAAACCCAACTTTGACTCAGGCTTCCATTGGAAAAGGTTTCAATCTTGGTAAAAAGGCCGGAAATATAAGTGTTGATTTTGATTATGCCAAGTCTCTGGTTGATGAGCGACGACCATCTCAAGGTTTTCAGCGGTTTACCGGAAATCTGTTATATTCTAAAAATTTCAAGAATAAATTAACCACAACTACAGGTTTGAGCTTTTATTCGGACTTGGATGCTCAGAAGTTAGACCCTTCCGATACACGATACCAACGTGAGCGTTCGTCAAAGAATACAGGTTATAAGTTCAATACCAATATAGCTTGGAATTGTGATAAGAATTTTTTAAAAGTAGTTCGTTTGAATTTGTCCGCTAATTATGAGGTACAAAAAGGCTATAATCAGGAAATAAAAGGAAATTTTGGATATATGGTTACCTCAGCAATGAAGGATGGAACTATAGCTTCAAATAGAAAAGAAGAAATTTTTGATGCCTTTGGCAATCAAATTACAAATATTGGCGATCATCAAGCCTCAACAAACATACTTCCCTATGAGTTTCTGACAAAAACAACTACTTACGGAAAGCCTCTTAATTTATTTGCAAAACTGACTTCTAGCTATTTTGTTGATTTTTGGAATATTAAGAACCGAATTGTAGCCGGTGCCGAGTGGAAAACAGATGTGAATTTTGGTCGAGGCAAAGTGTTTGATCCATTAATGCCACCTTCTAGTGGAGTTCGGATGAGACCTTACACAGATATTCCTGCTTTGAATCAATTCTCCTTGTTTGTAGAAGACAATGCAGAAAGAATTATTTTTGAACGAACATTCAAAATTCAATTAGGGGCACGTTTGGATGCCATTCAACCCGGAAAAGAGGAGGGAGAAACAGTGATTTCTCCGCGTGTAAATCTTTCGTACGAAATCATTCCATCCATTCTCAGCCTGCGTGGAGGATACGGGATTACTGCCAAAGCGCCTCCTTTAATGTTTCTATATCCGGAAAATGCATATTATGATTTTATCAACTATGATAACTCCGGATTGACCGGATTGACCGAAGCGCAAAAGCTAAGTATCGTCACAACAAAAGTTTATGATACAGATAATTCAAATTTGAAAATAGCTAAAAATAGCAAAAGCGAACTTGGGTTAGAGCTAAACTTGGGTCAAATGGTATTTTCAGTGACCGGCTATCATGAAAAACTAACTAACGGTTATTCTTTTGGTACCAGTATAAATAGCTATCATTTGTTTGATCTTGTAAAATATACAGGCGTTAATCGTGCGGGAACTTATCCTGAGTTAACCGTTGATAAAACCTCCAAAGTTGTGCTTAGCTACTACACGCCTCTTAATAATAAAGTTAATGATAACAAAGGGGTAGAGTTTGATTTTGACTTTGGGCAAATTAGAGCTATTCAAACTTCTTTTATCTTGAACGGCGCATGGATGCAGAGTAAGTTGTATTCCACTTCAAATTCATTTTATGAAAAAAGTCCCGATGCAAATGGAACGTATAAAAATATCGGAGTGTACGGAAGCGGCGATGGTAATTTGGATGAACGATTATCCACAAATTTGCGTATCATTCATAACATTCCGCGGATAGGTTTTGTCATCTCATTATCTGTACAAACCATATGGTCTGACATCAGCAAATATATTGGATTGGAAAATAAATACCCCATCGGGTATATCTCTGCTACTAATTTGCAATATACTACACTGGTAGCCGGCAGCACAATTGACCCAGATATCCAACGACAAATACTGGTCAATCGGGAGATAACAGAATCTTACAAACCACTAAGCCTGTTTAATCTAAGGCTGACCAAAGAAATCAAGAAGTTTGGTGGTTTTGCATTTTTTGTTAACAATCTCTTCAATAGCAACACTTTGGAGGAGAGTAAACGAAATCCAGGAAATTACACCTCGCGAAATCCTGAACAATTTTTCGGAACAGAAATTTGGTTTAAATTTTAA
- a CDS encoding FISUMP domain-containing protein, with translation MKKKWFLFTVASLLLVSCKSSDEVKPDDGTGTPSWTTYEVLDTKAELGFYMLDRNVGATEKYNSKAPSKAAIGNYYQWGKNTPVKISADSSSITNYDKEWNAPSASAKDWSKAENTPCPCGWRIPNLVEMKKITAAAWADYDGLTDQTEAEFNAAKALYSKLALARTGYIRIVGADSTARAAAKVGVYLPKAAYIWSAALNPDTPTSSRAFKYAYTLSDNYDIMLGKKGNENEVNVAMPIRCIKD, from the coding sequence ATGAAAAAAAAATGGTTTCTTTTTACAGTAGCTTCTTTGCTTTTAGTATCATGTAAAAGTAGTGATGAAGTAAAACCGGATGACGGAACAGGTACTCCTAGTTGGACTACGTATGAAGTTTTGGATACAAAAGCCGAACTAGGTTTTTATATGCTTGATAGAAATGTTGGAGCGACAGAAAAATACAATTCGAAAGCACCTAGCAAAGCTGCTATTGGCAATTACTACCAATGGGGTAAAAACACTCCGGTTAAGATTAGTGCAGATAGTAGTTCTATCACAAATTATGATAAAGAATGGAATGCACCTTCAGCAAGTGCGAAAGATTGGTCGAAAGCTGAAAATACACCATGTCCATGTGGATGGAGAATTCCGAATTTAGTTGAAATGAAAAAAATAACAGCTGCAGCATGGGCTGATTATGATGGACTGACCGATCAAACAGAGGCAGAGTTTAATGCAGCCAAAGCATTGTATAGTAAATTAGCATTGGCTAGAACCGGATACATTCGTATTGTTGGAGCTGATTCTACTGCTCGTGCAGCGGCTAAAGTCGGAGTTTATCTTCCCAAGGCAGCCTATATTTGGTCAGCAGCTCTTAATCCAGATACTCCAACATCTTCCAGAGCATTCAAGTATGCTTATACTTTAAGTGACAATTATGATATCATGTTGGGAAAGAAAGGTAATGAAAATGAAGTAAACGTTGCCATGCCTATCAGATGTATTAAAGACTAA
- a CDS encoding tetratricopeptide repeat protein translates to MKRLNIYSLILLLLSLTGCSHTPKDLQRAELLMESAPDSSLHILQHISPNSYMPNSSKALYGLLMFQALDKNFLTLTPDTLINYSIDYYERVGKKSSLAAAYLYKGRMYKYALRYEDATMCLMKAVDNADKTKDFALLGRIYSDLGTICFKQQDYIKARAEYKYKYEYFTKASFKLHALEGLLDVGRTYFAVHKYDSAMLYYKQALSQATDSMSKASCMQEIAQKYYVAKQYDSTLYYLHPIIHYPYIGNNRAIRYYLLADVYFDIRQLDSAWFYATEAMKFKPDISIRQGCYLILRNIAFRQRKMKDLAHYMNLYSACSDSIKKIESQTKVAVLERIHQDNKKLRWVKEALLFLLVYSALCYFLDLLFSIIYTLKIKRISNYTKSKFSRHILCWLRSKVALFWVCNKRLFLKNRNLLISGRKLRRVSVMLWCYKSINQNSI, encoded by the coding sequence ATGAAACGGTTGAATATTTATAGCTTAATTTTACTATTGCTATCTTTAACGGGCTGTTCGCATACCCCAAAAGATTTGCAACGTGCGGAGCTACTTATGGAATCTGCTCCCGACTCGTCGTTACATATTTTGCAACATATTTCGCCGAATAGCTACATGCCGAATTCCAGTAAGGCTCTCTATGGCCTACTTATGTTTCAGGCGTTAGATAAAAACTTTCTCACCCTTACCCCAGACACTCTTATCAATTATTCTATAGATTATTACGAACGTGTCGGGAAAAAATCATCTCTGGCTGCTGCTTATTTGTATAAAGGGCGGATGTATAAATACGCTTTACGCTACGAAGATGCCACTATGTGCTTAATGAAAGCAGTAGATAATGCTGATAAAACCAAAGACTTTGCGTTGTTAGGAAGAATATATTCCGATTTAGGAACCATTTGCTTCAAGCAACAAGATTATATTAAGGCACGGGCGGAGTATAAGTACAAATATGAATATTTTACTAAAGCTAGTTTTAAATTACATGCATTAGAGGGACTATTAGATGTAGGCCGAACTTATTTTGCGGTGCACAAATACGATAGTGCTATGTTATATTACAAGCAAGCTTTATCTCAGGCTACCGATTCCATGTCAAAGGCGAGTTGTATGCAGGAAATTGCCCAAAAATATTATGTGGCAAAACAATATGATTCTACATTGTATTACTTACACCCCATTATTCATTATCCCTATATTGGTAATAATCGTGCTATTCGCTATTACCTGCTTGCTGACGTGTATTTTGATATAAGACAGTTAGATTCTGCCTGGTTTTACGCAACAGAAGCGATGAAATTCAAACCTGATATTAGTATTCGGCAGGGATGTTATCTCATTTTGAGAAATATTGCATTTCGTCAAAGAAAAATGAAGGATTTGGCTCATTATATGAATTTGTATAGTGCTTGTAGCGATTCAATAAAGAAAATTGAATCGCAAACTAAAGTGGCTGTATTAGAAAGGATACATCAGGATAACAAAAAATTAAGATGGGTAAAAGAAGCATTATTATTTTTGCTGGTTTATTCTGCACTGTGTTATTTCTTGGACTTACTATTCAGTATTATCTATACACTCAAAATAAAAAGAATAAGCAACTACACGAAAAGCAAATTCAGCAGGCACATTCTGTGCTGGCTAAGAAGCAAAGTAGCCTTGTTTTGGGTGTGCAACAAGAGATTATTCTTGAAAAACAGAAACTTGCTAATATCTGGAAGAAAACTACGCAGAGTGAGCGTGATGCTATGGTGTTACAAATCTATCAATCAAAACTCCATCTGA
- a CDS encoding YebC/PmpR family DNA-binding transcriptional regulator, translating into MGRAFEYRKATKMKRWGNMARVFTKLGKQITIAVREGGSEPDTNPRLRVLIQQSKKENMPKENVERAIKKATSKDEADYKEMVYEGYGPNGIAIVIETATDNPTRTVANIRSYLTRHGGSLGTSGCLQFLFDHKCVFKIAAKPDVSMEDLELELIDFGVDELVEDEDGGIVLYGEFQSYSSIQKYLEENGFEIFSAEFERIPNDMKELNEEQKAQVMKLLDKIEDDEDVQNVFHNMVE; encoded by the coding sequence ATGGGAAGAGCGTTTGAATATAGAAAAGCGACTAAAATGAAACGTTGGGGTAATATGGCCCGCGTTTTTACAAAACTAGGTAAACAGATTACTATTGCCGTTCGTGAGGGCGGTTCGGAGCCTGATACAAATCCTCGTTTGAGGGTTTTGATTCAGCAATCCAAGAAAGAGAATATGCCCAAAGAAAATGTGGAACGTGCTATCAAAAAGGCAACATCGAAGGATGAAGCGGATTACAAAGAAATGGTTTACGAGGGGTATGGTCCTAACGGAATTGCGATTGTTATTGAAACTGCTACCGATAATCCAACGCGTACTGTTGCCAATATAAGAAGCTATCTGACCCGTCACGGTGGCTCATTGGGAACTTCGGGTTGTTTGCAGTTTTTATTCGATCATAAATGTGTTTTTAAAATTGCAGCTAAACCGGATGTATCGATGGAAGATTTGGAGCTGGAATTAATTGACTTTGGAGTAGATGAGCTGGTTGAAGACGAGGATGGCGGCATTGTTTTATATGGTGAGTTCCAATCGTATTCTTCTATTCAAAAATATTTGGAAGAAAACGGATTTGAAATTTTTAGCGCTGAGTTTGAGCGTATACCGAATGATATGAAGGAACTGAACGAAGAACAAAAAGCTCAGGTAATGAAATTACTTGATAAGATTGAAGATGACGAAGATGTTCAAAATGTCTTTCATAATATGGTTGAATAG
- a CDS encoding DUF5723 family protein, producing the protein MKRRNIYKKALILCGFLSTLTISAQQVNTMYFMENVPVRNSLNPAFQPLSNFYLGFPVLGFTQYSLGNNSLTLKDFAYNDANGKPIWFLNKNGDKNKFFNVLKPTTLMQTNMQLNVLDFGFRTGRAYWNFSIAEKMEGQVGLPKDLMKLLLYGTPDMNRNSYDFTSFGADMTVYTEVGLGYSRKANDKWTLGGKVKLLLGTGNVSGSSSDLKLNAGIDQWNLVGNGSVNYSSPIDLNGNSFQNFDPITDISTGQWLKPSGMGAGIDLGATYKLTNDVTLSAAVTDLGFIRWNKNLKKMGYNVDYKFTGIDGLNINDTDVNHKTDSIFTDFKNAIHDTITNSKAYTSYTSPKINVGVEYAFLNNKMSVGLLSRTLIHNKVAYEELTGSLNLRPVSWFDLSGSYSVLNGRSSNIGLGLGLRTGFIHWFVSADYVPVKYATVSFNNNSNSTKAPVPYNTKSTNFALGVNFVFGNKKDADRDGVKDSKDKCPDTPRGVKVDKNGCPIDTDGDGVPDYLDKCPDTPTEAYGSVDEHGCPLDTDGDGVPDYLDKCPDTPKEAKGFIDSKGCPIDTDGDGVPDYLDKCPDTPKEAKGMVDKNGCLLDSDGDGVPDYLDLCPNTPAEAKAFVDKNGCTLDTDGDGVPDYLDKCPNTPIEARGKVDQNGCPRDTDGDGIPDYLDKCPTIAGVAENEGCPAIKKEVKTLFKKALQGIQFETGKDKIKPKSYPILNQIAAVMTANPTYLIEVRGHTDNVGDAKLNQVLSQKRAESVRKYLIGKGIDSKRMTANGYGDTLPVSTNSTPAGRTLNRRVEFEITFEEVSVQ; encoded by the coding sequence ATGAAAAGAAGAAATATATATAAAAAAGCACTTATTCTTTGTGGATTTCTCTCTACACTTACTATCTCGGCTCAACAGGTAAACACCATGTATTTTATGGAAAATGTGCCGGTACGCAATAGTCTGAACCCGGCATTTCAACCGTTGAGCAATTTTTATCTGGGCTTTCCGGTATTGGGTTTTACGCAATATAGTTTAGGAAACAATTCTCTAACGCTCAAAGATTTTGCGTACAATGATGCGAATGGAAAACCGATCTGGTTTTTGAATAAAAATGGAGATAAAAACAAGTTTTTCAATGTGCTGAAGCCTACAACATTGATGCAGACTAATATGCAGCTGAACGTACTTGATTTTGGGTTCCGCACCGGCAGAGCTTACTGGAACTTTTCTATAGCCGAAAAGATGGAAGGACAGGTAGGGTTACCAAAAGATTTAATGAAGCTTTTACTCTATGGAACGCCCGATATGAATAGGAATTCGTATGACTTTACATCCTTCGGAGCTGATATGACCGTTTACACGGAAGTAGGACTGGGATACTCCAGAAAGGCAAATGACAAATGGACATTGGGGGGAAAAGTGAAACTTTTGCTTGGAACCGGAAACGTTTCGGGATCGAGCAGCGACCTGAAGCTAAATGCAGGTATAGATCAATGGAATTTAGTGGGTAATGGTTCTGTAAATTATTCATCGCCTATTGATTTAAATGGTAATAGCTTTCAAAACTTTGATCCGATAACCGACATATCTACCGGACAATGGCTAAAACCATCGGGTATGGGTGCCGGTATTGATTTAGGTGCAACTTATAAGCTTACAAATGACGTAACTTTATCGGCGGCAGTTACCGATCTTGGATTTATCCGTTGGAACAAAAACTTGAAGAAAATGGGTTACAACGTAGATTATAAGTTTACAGGCATTGATGGTTTAAATATTAATGACACTGATGTGAATCACAAGACTGATTCAATATTCACTGATTTTAAGAATGCTATACACGATACGATTACGAATAGCAAAGCATATACCAGCTATACATCTCCAAAGATTAATGTGGGTGTGGAATATGCTTTTTTAAATAATAAAATGAGTGTGGGATTATTGTCGCGCACATTGATTCATAACAAAGTGGCTTACGAAGAATTGACAGGCTCTCTTAATCTTCGTCCAGTCAGTTGGTTTGATTTATCCGGTTCGTATTCTGTATTAAACGGAAGATCAAGTAATATAGGTTTAGGCTTAGGCTTAAGAACCGGATTTATTCACTGGTTTGTATCAGCTGATTATGTGCCTGTGAAATATGCCACTGTTTCATTTAATAATAATTCTAATTCAACAAAAGCGCCTGTTCCTTACAATACTAAAAGTACCAATTTTGCTCTTGGAGTTAATTTTGTGTTTGGAAACAAGAAAGATGCCGATAGAGATGGTGTAAAGGATAGCAAAGATAAATGTCCTGATACTCCACGTGGTGTAAAAGTTGATAAGAACGGTTGTCCGATAGATACTGATGGTGATGGTGTTCCTGATTATCTGGATAAATGCCCTGATACACCAACCGAAGCTTATGGCTCTGTTGATGAACATGGTTGTCCGCTTGATACCGATGGCGACGGTGTACCTGATTATCTGGATAAATGCCCTGATACACCTAAAGAAGCTAAAGGTTTTATAGATAGTAAGGGTTGTCCAATTGATACCGACGGTGACGGAGTACCTGATTATTTGGATAAATGCCCTGATACACCTAAGGAAGCTAAGGGTATGGTAGATAAGAACGGATGCTTGCTTGATTCTGACGGTGATGGCGTTCCCGATTACCTGGATTTATGTCCGAATACACCTGCTGAAGCAAAAGCATTTGTAGATAAAAACGGTTGTACGCTTGATACCGACGGTGATGGTGTTCCCGATTATTTGGATAAATGTCCGAATACACCTATCGAAGCACGTGGAAAAGTTGATCAGAATGGTTGTCCACGTGATACGGACGGTGATGGAATTCCGGATTATCTGGATAAATGTCCTACAATAGCCGGTGTTGCCGAAAATGAAGGATGTCCCGCTATCAAAAAAGAAGTGAAAACACTATTCAAAAAAGCCTTGCAGGGAATTCAGTTCGAAACCGGTAAAGACAAGATTAAACCAAAATCATATCCTATTTTGAATCAGATAGCAGCTGTTATGACAGCTAACCCAACGTATCTTATTGAAGTTCGAGGGCATACCGATAATGTTGGAGATGCAAAACTAAATCAGGTTTTGTCGCAAAAACGTGCTGAATCCGTTCGTAAATATCTGATTGGAAAAGGTATTGATTCCAAACGAATGACAGCCAACGGATATGGCGATACGCTACCGGTTTCGACTAACAGCACGCCTGCCGGCAGAACATTAAATCGCCGCGTAGAATTTGAAATAACATTCGAGGAAGTGTCGGTGCAATAG
- a CDS encoding DUF5723 family protein, with product MKHIIAALIVLFLIEVLNNAIRAQQVSTLYFMENSPERNYLNPAFQPLTQFYLSLPIIGFTQLDVGNNSLALKDFIYRRNDQNITFLNKNGDVGSFYRNIRHNMVIRTDLQTNLLTFGLRHEQTYWNFSLSEKVNGMAAIPKDAFKLALYGTPDINANNYNFATLQTDMTAYTELAAGFSRQEDEQLTIGAKLKLLLGNVNISNTNKAARLYAGIDKWVLNLNGSVNVSAPVAYRVDSGYQSVSVSSNNRVGDWLKPAGVGAGVDVGAVYRLNDKLTLSGAITDLGFIRWTKNTQNFNYTSDLTYDGITQQTANGTNFQNIIDKITTGNYVSDSLNNVLQTAIVSRRSNNHYFTGTTAKINLGAEYALFDNALSLGLLSFSSIFKRTITEELTASINYRPAHWINASLSYSAFNGCFGSLGAGLGLKTGFIHWLVAADYIPAERATFSPSYISPNYPTFKILAPYNIPRFNLAIGMSIVIDKTDGERNSSSGFGSYKKNKGPRSHHKKSNCNCDTD from the coding sequence ATGAAGCACATTATTGCAGCTCTGATTGTACTCTTTTTAATTGAAGTTTTGAATAATGCTATTCGTGCCCAGCAGGTTAGTACGCTCTATTTTATGGAGAATTCACCCGAACGAAACTATTTAAATCCCGCATTTCAGCCTCTCACCCAATTTTACCTCAGTTTGCCGATAATAGGATTTACCCAACTTGATGTGGGAAATAACTCACTTGCTCTGAAAGATTTTATTTATAGACGAAACGATCAGAACATTACTTTTCTGAATAAGAATGGAGATGTAGGTTCGTTTTACCGAAATATCAGACACAATATGGTTATCCGTACCGATTTGCAAACAAATCTGTTGACATTCGGCCTCCGACACGAGCAGACTTATTGGAATTTCTCCTTGTCCGAAAAAGTCAATGGGATGGCTGCCATCCCCAAAGATGCCTTCAAACTGGCACTCTACGGAACCCCCGATATAAATGCCAACAACTATAACTTCGCCACATTGCAAACCGATATGACTGCATATACCGAGTTGGCGGCTGGCTTTTCCAGACAGGAAGACGAGCAACTGACAATAGGCGCTAAGCTCAAATTGTTGCTGGGGAATGTCAATATTTCCAATACCAATAAAGCTGCACGTTTGTACGCAGGTATCGACAAATGGGTTTTAAATCTGAATGGCTCAGTCAATGTATCGGCTCCGGTAGCGTACAGGGTTGATAGTGGTTATCAATCCGTTTCGGTTTCTTCGAACAACAGAGTTGGCGATTGGTTGAAGCCGGCCGGGGTGGGAGCGGGTGTCGATGTCGGGGCAGTATATCGTCTGAACGACAAACTCACATTGTCGGGTGCTATAACAGATTTGGGATTCATTCGCTGGACAAAAAATACTCAGAATTTCAACTATACTTCCGATTTGACCTACGACGGCATAACTCAGCAAACTGCCAATGGAACTAATTTTCAGAACATAATAGACAAGATTACAACCGGAAATTATGTGTCCGACTCGCTGAATAATGTTCTGCAAACAGCCATTGTAAGCAGACGTAGTAACAATCATTATTTTACGGGAACTACAGCCAAAATTAATCTGGGAGCTGAATACGCCTTGTTCGATAATGCCCTGAGTTTAGGTTTGCTGTCGTTTTCCAGTATTTTCAAACGAACTATTACAGAAGAGCTTACCGCTTCAATCAATTACAGGCCGGCTCACTGGATAAATGCGTCACTCAGTTATTCTGCATTTAATGGGTGCTTTGGGTCGTTGGGTGCAGGATTGGGACTTAAAACCGGATTTATACACTGGCTTGTGGCTGCCGATTATATTCCGGCCGAGAGGGCTACATTTTCCCCATCGTACATCAGTCCGAATTATCCGACTTTTAAAATTTTGGCACCCTACAATATCCCCCGATTTAATCTGGCAATCGGGATGAGTATCGTGATTGACAAAACCGACGGCGAACGGAACAGTTCATCGGGTTTTGGTTCTTACAAGAAGAATAAAGGACCACGCAGCCATCATAAGAAAAGTAATTGTAATTGCGACACGGATTAA
- a CDS encoding ATP-dependent DNA helicase, translating into MLQNYIASCIRAQLPFDPTEQQTQLIEELGVFLMSTDKDKAFLLKGYAGTGKTSVVSALVRAFNELKQKTVLLAPTGRAAKVISGYSGFPAFTIHKKIYRQKSMSEFRFQLADNLHTHTLFIVDEASMISNTGSETAFGSGRLLDDLVQFVYGSDGCSLLLLGDTAQLPPVMQPHSPALERDKLLGYGLKVYDFTLTHVVRQALESGILHNATLLRQQLLDERTTEFPRFELEGFSDIRKLSGMELIDEIQRSYDGVGVEDTIVVTRSNKRAGIYNNGIRARVMMKEDELSGGDLLMVTRNNYFWNKPYKEIDFIANGDILQIVRVGKHHTIYDFRFVDLTLRSLDYEWEIDARIWLDALQAESPAVMNEMTNKLFEAVLEDYPEITTKREKYKKVLENEYYNALQVKFAYAVTCHKAQGGQWKKVFVDPGQIVQEQLNSDFYRWLYTALTRASETVYLVNFPETAF; encoded by the coding sequence ATGTTACAGAATTACATAGCTTCGTGTATACGTGCTCAGCTTCCGTTTGATCCAACCGAGCAGCAAACCCAACTGATAGAAGAACTTGGCGTTTTTTTGATGTCTACGGACAAGGATAAAGCCTTTTTGCTGAAAGGGTATGCCGGAACAGGAAAAACGTCGGTAGTGAGTGCGTTGGTGCGTGCATTCAATGAGCTGAAACAAAAGACCGTGCTGCTGGCACCTACCGGACGTGCTGCTAAAGTTATTTCGGGCTATTCTGGTTTTCCTGCTTTTACCATCCACAAAAAAATATACAGGCAAAAGTCCATGTCGGAGTTCCGCTTTCAACTGGCGGACAACCTGCATACTCACACGCTTTTTATTGTTGATGAGGCTTCCATGATTTCGAATACCGGTAGTGAAACAGCTTTCGGGTCGGGACGGTTGCTGGATGACTTGGTACAATTTGTTTATGGCAGTGATGGTTGCAGTCTGTTGCTCTTGGGCGATACAGCTCAGTTACCGCCCGTTATGCAGCCCCACAGTCCGGCGCTGGAGCGGGATAAGCTGCTGGGCTATGGACTAAAAGTGTACGACTTCACACTGACTCATGTGGTTCGTCAGGCTTTGGAAAGCGGTATTTTGCACAATGCCACCTTACTGCGTCAACAGTTGCTGGATGAACGAACCACGGAATTTCCTCGCTTTGAGCTCGAAGGTTTTTCCGATATCAGAAAACTCAGTGGGATGGAACTGATCGATGAAATTCAGCGGTCGTACGACGGAGTGGGAGTGGAGGATACCATTGTGGTGACACGCTCCAATAAACGCGCAGGTATTTACAATAATGGTATCAGGGCACGGGTAATGATGAAAGAAGACGAGCTGTCGGGAGGTGATTTACTGATGGTGACGCGCAATAATTACTTTTGGAACAAGCCGTATAAAGAGATTGACTTTATTGCCAACGGCGATATTTTGCAAATAGTGCGGGTTGGTAAGCATCATACTATCTACGATTTTCGGTTCGTCGATCTAACGCTTCGCTCGCTGGATTACGAGTGGGAGATTGATGCACGCATCTGGCTGGATGCTTTGCAGGCCGAGTCGCCGGCTGTCATGAACGAAATGACCAATAAACTCTTTGAAGCCGTACTCGAAGATTACCCCGAAATAACCACCAAGCGGGAAAAATATAAAAAAGTACTGGAAAACGAATACTACAATGCCCTGCAGGTAAAATTCGCCTATGCCGTAACCTGCCACAAAGCACAGGGCGGACAGTGGAAAAAAGTATTTGTAGATCCCGGGCAAATAGTCCAAGAGCAGCTTAACAGCGACTTTTACCGCTGGCTTTACACCGCGCTGACCCGTGCCAGTGAAACCGTATATCTGGTCAACTTCCCCGAAACCGCATTTTAA